From a single Aestuariibius sp. HNIBRBA575 genomic region:
- a CDS encoding M3 family metallopeptidase: MTNPLLSDWDTPFGLPPYDLIDDAHFSPAVQAGIEQARANIAAITDNPDTPTFANTIDALELADQNLNRVLGAFYSMAGADSNDAREALMREFAPILSAYSSEISSNTALFARIDDLWDRRDDLDLNAEQRRVLMLTHRGFVRGGARLDGENSDRLTEVKSRLSVLGTEFTQNLLADERDWHMELDADGIAGLPDFLVATAQSAGAEKGVDGPVVTLSRSLIVPFLQFSTRRDLRERAYRAWTLRGANGGKTDNRGIAAETLKLRHERSNLLGYDTFADFKLETEMAGTPDAVQNLLKQVWEPAKAAALKDEAILTDMLNADGHDGRLEPWDWRYYSEKRRQAEHDLDEAELKPYLQLDRMIEASFDCANRLFGLEFEEIDAPKYHPDVRIWNITRDGRHMATFVGDYFARGSKRSGAWCGAMRSQQKLAGDIRPIVTNVCNFAKPAADAPALLSYDDARTLFHEFGHALHHILSDVTYETVSGTSVARDFVELPSQLYEHWLEVPDVLAKFATHAETDAPMPQDLLDKVLAAATYDAGFNTVEYVASAMVDLAFHDGPAPADPMQKQAEVLAELGMPHAIGMRHATPQFAHVFAGDGYSCGYYSYMWSEVMDADAFVAFEEAGGPFDPKMAKRLETHILSVGGSVDAAELYKGFRGRMPGVDALLKGRGLA; this comes from the coding sequence ATGACCAACCCACTGCTTTCGGACTGGGACACACCGTTTGGATTGCCCCCGTATGATTTGATAGATGACGCGCATTTTTCACCCGCAGTGCAGGCCGGGATCGAACAGGCCCGCGCCAATATTGCGGCCATCACCGACAATCCCGATACACCCACATTTGCCAATACAATCGACGCGTTGGAATTGGCGGATCAAAACCTGAACCGTGTTTTGGGCGCGTTTTATAGCATGGCAGGTGCGGACAGCAACGACGCCCGCGAAGCGTTGATGCGGGAATTTGCCCCAATCCTATCGGCGTATTCATCGGAAATTTCGTCCAATACCGCCCTGTTTGCGCGCATTGATGATCTGTGGGACCGGCGGGATGATCTGGATTTGAACGCCGAACAGCGCCGCGTTTTGATGTTGACCCATCGTGGATTTGTCCGTGGCGGCGCGCGTTTGGATGGTGAAAATTCGGATCGCTTAACCGAGGTGAAATCGCGCCTGTCTGTGCTGGGAACAGAATTCACCCAAAACCTGCTGGCCGATGAACGCGACTGGCATATGGAATTGGATGCAGATGGCATTGCAGGTCTGCCGGATTTTCTGGTGGCGACCGCGCAATCTGCGGGCGCAGAAAAGGGCGTGGATGGCCCTGTTGTCACGCTGTCGCGGTCCTTGATTGTACCGTTTTTGCAGTTTTCGACCCGTCGCGATCTGCGAGAACGGGCCTATCGCGCGTGGACATTGCGCGGGGCCAATGGTGGGAAAACCGACAATCGCGGCATCGCCGCTGAAACCCTGAAATTGCGCCATGAACGGTCTAATTTGCTGGGCTATGACACGTTTGCAGATTTCAAACTGGAAACGGAAATGGCAGGCACACCGGATGCGGTTCAAAACCTGTTAAAACAGGTCTGGGAACCCGCCAAAGCCGCCGCGCTAAAGGATGAGGCAATCCTGACGGATATGCTAAACGCGGACGGACATGACGGACGGTTAGAGCCGTGGGATTGGCGCTATTATTCGGAAAAACGTCGGCAAGCTGAACATGATTTGGATGAAGCGGAACTGAAACCATATCTGCAATTGGACCGCATGATTGAGGCCTCATTTGACTGCGCGAACCGGTTGTTTGGACTGGAATTCGAAGAGATTGACGCCCCGAAATACCATCCAGATGTGCGTATCTGGAACATCACCCGCGATGGGCGGCACATGGCGACCTTTGTCGGGGATTACTTTGCGCGCGGATCAAAACGATCCGGTGCGTGGTGTGGCGCGATGCGGTCCCAGCAAAAACTGGCCGGGGATATCCGCCCGATTGTCACCAATGTCTGCAACTTTGCCAAACCTGCCGCGGATGCGCCTGCGTTGTTGTCATATGATGATGCGCGCACGTTGTTCCACGAATTTGGCCACGCATTGCATCACATCCTGTCGGACGTGACCTATGAAACCGTGTCCGGCACATCCGTTGCACGCGATTTTGTTGAATTGCCCAGCCAGCTATATGAACATTGGTTAGAAGTGCCAGACGTATTAGCAAAATTCGCAACCCATGCAGAAACCGACGCGCCAATGCCGCAGGACCTGCTGGACAAAGTGCTGGCCGCGGCCACCTATGATGCCGGGTTCAACACGGTGGAATATGTGGCGTCAGCCATGGTCGATCTGGCGTTTCATGACGGGCCTGCGCCCGCAGATCCCATGCAAAAACAGGCTGAAGTTTTGGCCGAATTGGGCATGCCCCATGCCATCGGAATGCGCCATGCCACGCCGCAATTTGCCCATGTCTTTGCCGGGGATGGATATTCCTGCGGCTATTACAGCTATATGTGGTCCGAAGTTATGGATGCGGATGCGTTTGTCGCCTTTGAAGAGGCCGGTGGACCGTTTGATCCGAAAATGGCCAAGCGATTGGAAACACATATCCTGTCGGTGGGCGGATCGGTGGATGCCGCAGAGCTATACAAAGGGTTCCGGGGGCGGATGCCCGGCGTGGATGCATTGCTGAAAGGGCGTGGATTGGCCTAG
- a CDS encoding SH3 domain-containing protein, with protein sequence MARLAGILLAFALIVPHSATDLRAQEVGSETNLPIPRFVSLKAAEGNVRRGPSLSHRIDWVFVRRNMPLQVTAEYGHWRRVIDRDGFGGWVHYALLSGTRTVIIDQPDLPLLARPTADAPQNAVLQQGVIARIGECSLDWCQLSADGHRGWARKGAYWGVRADEILD encoded by the coding sequence ATGGCTCGTCTGGCGGGGATTTTACTCGCTTTTGCACTGATTGTTCCCCATTCCGCGACTGACCTGCGCGCCCAAGAGGTTGGGTCGGAAACCAATTTGCCAATCCCGCGATTCGTGTCGCTAAAAGCCGCAGAAGGCAATGTGCGACGCGGTCCATCCTTGTCGCATCGGATCGATTGGGTGTTTGTGCGGCGCAATATGCCGCTACAGGTTACGGCTGAATATGGCCATTGGCGTCGGGTGATTGATCGCGACGGTTTTGGGGGTTGGGTCCATTACGCATTGCTGTCAGGGACGCGCACAGTGATCATTGATCAACCCGATTTGCCGCTCTTGGCCCGCCCCACAGCGGATGCTCCCCAAAACGCGGTTTTGCAACAGGGTGTGATCGCCCGGATTGGCGAATGTTCATTGGACTGGTGCCAATTATCGGCCGACGGTCACCGGGGCTGGGCCCGCAAAGGCGCCTATTGGGGCGTGCGCGCCGATGAAATCCTCGACTAG
- a CDS encoding cation diffusion facilitator family transporter has protein sequence MANQTESKLNISAGVFSVTVAFVLVMAKMWALGETASLSIAATLADSALDLLISIAGLAAIAYAAKPADEDHAFGHSSAEDLAALAQCLFILTSAGIIAGVAVMRLFASTPQPVQETNRGIAVMVFSICVTLALVAWQRYVAHKTGSRVVKADSLHYLGDLVPNFGAIIALYAAQIGFMRVDSYVALGAAALLAIGALRVGKGAWDALMDRRADPAVIQDICNIVQDFPGVHGHHDLKTRTSGSRMFVNMHIELDGSQTLEEAHAIGAALRRAIVKAHPRADVLIHKDPVGVTKHPEDTR, from the coding sequence ATGGCCAACCAAACCGAGTCAAAACTAAACATATCCGCCGGGGTTTTTTCGGTCACGGTCGCGTTTGTTTTGGTCATGGCAAAAATGTGGGCCTTGGGGGAAACGGCGTCGTTGTCGATTGCCGCCACTTTGGCGGATTCTGCATTGGATTTGTTGATTTCGATCGCCGGTTTGGCTGCGATTGCCTATGCCGCCAAACCCGCAGACGAAGACCACGCCTTTGGGCATTCCTCAGCCGAAGATTTGGCCGCCTTGGCGCAATGCCTGTTTATCCTGACATCCGCCGGGATCATCGCGGGCGTTGCGGTGATGCGCCTATTCGCCAGCACCCCGCAGCCGGTTCAGGAAACCAATCGCGGTATCGCCGTGATGGTGTTTTCGATCTGCGTCACGCTGGCATTGGTGGCGTGGCAACGCTATGTGGCGCACAAAACCGGTAGCCGCGTGGTCAAGGCTGACAGCCTGCATTACCTCGGGGATTTGGTGCCAAACTTTGGCGCGATTATCGCGCTATATGCGGCGCAAATCGGGTTTATGCGGGTGGATTCCTATGTGGCGCTGGGTGCCGCGGCCCTATTGGCCATCGGGGCGCTGCGTGTCGGAAAAGGCGCGTGGGATGCGCTGATGGATCGGCGCGCTGATCCGGCGGTCATTCAGGACATCTGCAATATCGTCCAAGATTTCCCCGGCGTGCATGGCCACCACGACCTGAAAACCCGCACCTCTGGCAGCCGCATGTTTGTGAACATGCATATCGAACTGGACGGCAGCCAGACCCTAGAAGAGGCCCATGCCATTGGCGCGGCGTTGCGGCGGGCCATCGTAAAGGCCCATCCGCGTGCTGATGTGTTGATCCACAAAGACCCTGTTGGGGTGACCAAACACCCCGAAGATACGCGATAG